Proteins encoded in a region of the Nicotiana tomentosiformis chromosome 9, ASM39032v3, whole genome shotgun sequence genome:
- the LOC104111583 gene encoding pleiotropic drug resistance protein 1 translates to MEPADLSNLRGLSLRASIRGSMRGSIRENSNSIWRNNGAEVFSRSARDEDDEEALKWAALEKLPTYDRLRKGILFGSQGAAAEVDVDDLGVLERKNLLERLVKVADEDNEKFLLKLKNRIDRVGIDFPSIEVRFEHLNIDADAYVGSRALPTFTNFISNFVEGLLDSIHILPSRKRQVTILKDVSGIVKPCRMTLLLGPPGSGKTTLLLALAGKLDSALKVTGKVTYNGHELHEFVPQRTAAYISQHDLHIGEMTVRETLEFSARCQGIGSRYEMLAELSRREKAANIKPDADIDMFMKAASTEGQEAKVVTDYILKILGLDICADTMVGDQMIRGISGGQKKRVTTGEMIVGPAKALFMDEISTGLDSSTTYSIVNSLKQSVRIMKGTALISLLQPAPETYNLFDDIILLSDGYIVYQGPREDVLSFFESMGFKCPERKGAADFLQEVTSKKDQQQYWIRRDEPYRFITSKEFAEAYQSFHVGRKVSDELTTAFDKSKSHPAALTTQKFGIGKKQLLKVCTERELLLMQRNSFVYLFKFFQLLVIALMTMTIFFRTKMPRDTAEDGNIFSGALFFVVIMIMFNGLSELPMTLYKLPVFYKQRDFLFYPSWAYAIPSWILKIPVTFAEVGMWVFLTYYVIGFDPNVGRFFKQFLLLLLVNQMASALFRFIAAVGRTMGVASTFGAFALLLQFALGGFILARNDVKDWWIWGYWTSPLMYSVNAILVNEFDGKKWKHIVAGGTEPLGAAVVRARGFFPDAYWYWIGVGALAGFTVIFNIAYSVALAYLNPFDKPQATISDESENNENTESSPQITSTQEGDSVSENKKGMVLPFDPHSITFDEVVYSVDMPPEMRESGTSDNRLVLLKSVSGAFRPGVLTALMGVSGAGKTTLMDVLAGRKTGGYIDGSIKISGYPKKQETFARISGYCEQNDIHSPYVTVFESLVYSAWLRLPQDVDEKKRMMFVEQVMDLVELTPLRSALVGLPGVNGLSTEQRKRLTIAVELVANPSIIFMDEPTSGLDARAAAIVMRAVRNTVDTGRTVVCTIHQPSIDIFEAFDELFLMKRGGQEIYVGPLGRQSCHLIKYFESIPGVSKIVEGYNPATWMLEVTATSQEMALGVDFTELYKKSDLYRRNKALIDELSVPRPGTSDLHFDSEFSQPFWTQCMACLWKQHWSYWRNPAYTAVRFIFTTFIALIFGTMFWDIGTKVSRNQDLINAMGSMYAAVLFLGVQNSSSVQPVVSVERTVFYREKAAGMYSAIPYAFAQVLIEIPYVFVQATVYGLIVYSMIGFEWTVAKFFWYFFFMFFTFLYFTFFGMMTVAVTPNQNVASIVAGFFYTVWNLFSGFIVPRPRIPIWWRWYYWACPIAWTLYGLVASQFGDLQDPLTDQNQTVEQFLRSNFGFKHDFLGVVAAVIVAFAVVFAFTFALGIKAFNFQRR, encoded by the exons ATGGAGCCAGCAGATTTAAGTAATTTGCGAGGCCTAAGTTTACGAGCAAGTATAAGGGGAAGTATGAGAGGAAGTATAAGGGAAAATAGCAATTCAATATGGAGAAATAATGGTGCTGAGGTATTTTCGCGTTCGGCaagggatgaagatgatgaagaagcACTTAAATGGGCTGCACTTGAAAAATTACCAACTTATGATAGATTAAGAAAAGGTATATTATTTGGATCACAAGGTGCTGCTGCTGAAGTTGATGTGGATGATCTTGGTGTTTTAGAAAGGAAGAATTTGCTTGAGAGGCTTGTTAAAGTTGCTGATGAAGATAATGAGAAGTTCTTGTTGAAACTCAAGAATAGAATTGACAG AGTTGGGATTGATTTTCCATCAATAGAAGTGAGATTTGAGCATCTAAATATCGACGCAGATGCATATGTAGGAAGCAGAGCTTTGCCTACATTTACCAACTTCATTTCTAACTTCGTTGAG GGCCTATTGGATTCAATTCACATACTTCCATCGAGAAAACGTCAAGTTACAATTCTGAAGGATGTTAGTGGCATAGTTAAGCCCTGTAGAATGACTCTTCTTTTGGGACCTCCTGGTTCTGGAAAGACTACTTTGTTACTTGCTTTGGCTGGTAAACTTGACTCTGCTCTAAAG GTTACTGGAAAGGTGACATATAATGGACATGAATTACATGAGTTTGTACCACAAAGAACAGCAGCTTATATTAGCCAACATGATTTGCATATTGGAGAAATGACTGTTAGAGAAACTTTGGAGTTCTCTGCAAGATGCCAAGGCATTGGCTCTCGTTATG AAATGTTGGCTGAACTATCAAGAAGAGAGAAAGCAGCTAATATCAAACCAGATGCTGATATTGACATGTTCATGAAG GCTGCATCAACAGAAGGACAAGAAGCCAAAGTGGTGACAGATTATATTCTTAAG ATTCTGGGACTGGATATTTGTGCAGATACTATGGTGGGAGATCAAATGATAAGGGGTATTTCAGGAGGACAGAAGAAGCGTGTGACGACTGGTGAAATGATTGTTGGACCAGCTAAAGCACTTTTCATGGATGAAATATCAACTGGATTGGACAGTTCCACTACTTACTCCATTGTGAATTCCTTAAAGCAATCTGTTCGAATCATGAAGGGAACAGCTCTGATTTCTCTCTTGCAACCTGCCCCCGAGACCTACAACCTGTTCGATGATATTATTCTGTTATCCGATGGGTATATTGTTTATCAGGGTCCGCGAGAGGACGTGCTCAGCTTCTTTGAATCCATGGGATTTAAATGCCCTGAGAGAAAAGGCGCCGCTGACTTCTTACAAGAA GTGACATCTAAGAAGGATCAACAACAATATTGGATAAGGAGGGATGAGCCGTACCGGTTCATCACATCAAAAGAATTTGCTGAAGCTTATCAGTCTTTCCATGTTGGAAGAAAAGTAAGCGATGAGCTCACAACCGCATTTGACAAGAGTAAAAGCCACCCTGCTGCTTTGACTACTCAAAAATTTGGTATAGGGAAGAAACAACTTTTGAAGGTTTGCACTGAAAGAGAACTACTGCTAATGCAAAGAAACTCATTTGTTTACCTCTTCAAGTTCTTTCAG CTCCTGGTAATTGCACTTATGACAATGACCATATTTTTCCGAACTAAGATGCCTCGGGATACTGCAGAAGATGGAAATATATTTTCTGGTGCTCTCTTTTTTGTGGTTATTATGATTATGTTTAATGGTTTATCTGAGCTCCCTATGACACTTTACAAGCTTCCGGTCTTCTACAAGCAAAGAGACTTTCTCTTCTATCCTTCGTGGGCTTACGCAATTCCCTCATGGATCCTCAAAATCCCTGTAACTTTTGCTGAAGTTGGGATGTGGGTGTTCCTCACGTATTATGTCATCGGATTTGATCCCAATGTTGGAAG ATTTTTCAAACAATTCTTGCTACTCTTACTAGTAAACCAGATGGCATCAGCGTTGTTCAGATTTATTGCAGCAGTAGGAAGGACCATGGGAGTTGCTAGCACATTTGGAGCATTTGCTCTTCTTTTACAGTTTGCATTGGGCGGTTTTATTCTAGCACGAA ATGATGTGAAGGATTGGTGGATTTGGGGATACTGGACGTCACCATTGATGTATTCTGTGAATGCAATTCTTGTGAATGAATTTGATGGGAAAAAGTGGAAACAT ATTGTAGCCGGTGGAACTGAGCCGCTTGGAGCTGCAGTGGTAAGAGCTCGAGGGTTCTTCCCCGATGCATATTGGTACTGGATAGGTGTAGGGGCACTTGCTGGATTCACAGTTATATTTAACATCGCCTACAGTGTTGCTCTCGCTTATCTTAATC CATTTGATAAGCCACAAGCTACGATTTCAGACGAGAGTGAGAACAACGAAAATACTGAATCATCACCCCAGATAACTAGCACACAAGAAGGAGATTCTGTCAGTGAGAATAAGAAGGGAATGGTTCTTCCATTTGATCCCCATTCCATCACTTTCGATGAAGTTGTATACTCCGTTGATATGCCTCCG GAAATGAGAGAGTCAGGTACCAGTGACAATAGATTGGTACTTTTGAAGAGTGTGAGTGGCGCTTTCAGGCCGGGTGTTCTCACAGCTTTAATGGGTGTTAGTGGGGCTGGTAAAACAACATTAATGGATGTCTTGGCTGGAAGGAAAACCGGAGGTTACATTGACGGGAGCATAAAGATTTCTGGATATCCCAAGAAGCAAGAAACATTTGCGCGTATTTCCGGATACTGTGAACAGAATGACATCCATTCACCGTATGTTACAGTTTTTGAGTCATTGGTTTACTCAGCTTGGCTGCGTTTACCTCAAGACGTCGATGAAAAAAAACGGATG atgTTTGTTGAGCAAGTTATGGATCTTGTGGAGCTTACACCATTAAGATCAGCCTTAGTCGGGTTGCCAGGAGTCAACGGTCTGTCAACTGAGCAACGTAAAAGGTTGACGATTGCAGTTGAACTAGTGGCAAACCCCTCTATCATTTTTATGGACGAACCAACTTCAGGGTTAGATGCAAGAGCTGCTGCCATTGTGATGAGAGCTGTTAGGAACACTGTCGATACAGGAAGAACCGTTGTTTGTACCATTCATCAGCCTAGCATTGACATTTTTGAGGCTTTCGACGAG TTATTTCTAATGAAACGAGGAGGACAAGAGATATACGTTGGTCCATTAGGCCGCcaatcatgccatttgataaaaTATTTTGAG TCAATACCTGGAGTAAGTAAAATAGTGGAGGGTTACAATCCAGCAACTTGGATGTTAGAAGTCACAGCCACATCTCAAGAAATGGCATTAGGAGTTGATTTTACTGAATTGTACAAAAAGTCAGACCTCTACAGGAGGAACAAAGCCTTAATTGATGAACTAAGTGTGCCGCGGCCTGGTACAAGTGACCTGCATTTTGATTCTGAATTCTCACAGCCATTTTGGACCCAATGTATGGCTTGCCTCTGGAAACAACACTGGTCATATTGGCGTAATCCGGCTTACACTGCAGTCAGATTTATCTTCACAACCTTTATAGCACTCATATTCGGGACAATGTTCTGGGATATTGGTACCAAAGT GAGTAGGAACCAAGATCTAATTAATGCTATGGGATCTATGTATGCTGCTGTTCTCTTCCTTGGTGTACAAAATTCATCATCAGTTCAGCCCGTTGTATCCGTTGAGCGTACTGTATTTTACAGAGAAAAAGCTGCTGGAATGTACTCTGCCATACCATATGCCTTTGCACAA GTTCTCATTGAAATACCTTATGTATTTGTACAAGCTACTGTCTATGGTCTCATTGTCTATTCTATGATTGGATTTGAATGGACTGTTGCAAAATTCTTTTGGTACTTCTTCTTCATGTTCTTCACCTTCTTGTACTTCACCTTCTTTGGTATGATGACCGTGGCTGTGACCCCGAATCAAAACGTTGCTTCAATTGTCGCTGGATTCTTCTATACAGTATGGAATCTCTTCTCAGGTTTCATCGTTCCACGACCT CGTATTCCGATATGGTGGAGATGGTACTACTGGGCTTGCCCTATTGCATGGACTTTGTATGGTTTGGTTGCATCTCAATTTGGAGACCTCCAAGATCCACTTACTGATCAGAATCAAACTGTGGAACAATTCCTGAGAAGTAACTTTGGATTTAAGCATGATTTTCTTGGAGTTGTTGCAGCTGTGATCGTTGCGTTTGCTGTTGTTTTCGCCTTCACATTTGCTTTGGGTATTAAGGCATTCAACTTCCAGAGAAGATAA
- the LOC104111584 gene encoding putative F-box protein PP2-B12, which produces MTTKSLNPFTILPEGCISEIISFTTPADAARSSAISKGFKSAAESDVVWDKFLPSDHQDIVSTSVSVVVTDCKKDLYFRLSHSPILLREGRLSFWLDKTSGKKCYLLSARRLVISFSDIQLFWEWISDTDSRFPEVAFLNTVDLLDIRGKIGTRALSLGTKYAAYLVFKISERYHGLESTNAMVRFVNQESEDEAEKRATTVILAARAPRHLKGKLPEKRTDGWLEVEIGNFYNGEGDDNGDVEAWLLDSRPFHAKCGLIIEGLEFCPI; this is translated from the exons ATGACTACAAAGTCATTAAATCCTTTTACAATCTTGCCGGAGGGCTGCATATCAGAGATCATATCATTCACAACTCCGGCGGACGCTGCAAGATCATCGGCTATCTCAAAAGGTTTCAAGTCTGCAGCTGAGTCTGATGTCGTGTGGGATAAATTTCTGCCGTCCGATCATCAAGATATAGTTTCCACATCAGTTTCTGTGGTTGTTACTGATTGCAAAAAAGACCTTTACTTTAGACTCTCTCATTCTCCTATCCTTCTTCGTGAGGGCAGACTG AGTTTTTGGCTTGACAAAACAAGTGGGAAGAAATGTTATCTACTATCTGCAAGGCGACTGGTAATTTCCTTTTCAGACATACAATTATTCTGGGAATGGATATCTGACACTGATTCAAG ATTCCCAGAAGTAGCATTCCTCAACACTGTTGATTTACTAGATATCCGAGGTAAGATTGGAACTCGAGCGTTATCTCTAGGAACAAAATATGCAGCTTATCTAGTGTTCAAAATATCAGAGAGGTACCATGGCCTTGAATCAACAAATGCAATGGTTAGATTTGTTAATCAAGAAAGCGAAGACGAGGCTGAAAAAAGAGCTACTACTGTAATACTTGCAGCAAGAGCGCCGAGGCATCTAAAAGGAAAATTACCAGAAAAACGAACAGATGGATGGTTAGAAGTAGAAATTGGAAACTTTTACAATGGTGAAGGAGATGATAATGGTGATGTAGAAGCTTGGTTGTTGGATTCTAGGCCTTTTCATGCTAAGTGTGGTCTTATCATCGAAGGCCTTGAGTTTTGTCCAATATGA